A portion of the Ricinus communis isolate WT05 ecotype wild-type chromosome 10, ASM1957865v1, whole genome shotgun sequence genome contains these proteins:
- the LOC8260153 gene encoding probable galactinol--sucrose galactosyltransferase 2, whose protein sequence is MTVTPNISINDGNLVVHGKTILTRVPDNIVLTPGSGVGLLAGAFIGASAADSKSLHVFPVGVLEGLRFMCCFRFKLWWMTQRMGTCGKDIPLETQFMLVESKDGGEGVDQDDAQTIYTVFLPLLEGQFRAVLQGNEKSEMEICLESGDTAVETNQGHYLVYMHAGTNPFEVINQAVKAVEKHMQTFLHREKKKLPSFLDWFGWCTWDAFYTDVTAEGVEEGLRSLSEGGTPPRFLIIDDGWQQIESKSKEDANVVVQEGAQFASRLTGIKENAKFQKNREKEEESAGLKHVVEDAKKHHNVKYVYAWHALAGYWGGVKPAAAGMEHYDTALAYPMSSPGVKGNQPDIVMDSLSVHGLGLVHPKKVFNFYNELHAYLASCGIDGVKVDVQNIIETLGAGHGGRVSLTRSYHQALEASIARNFPDNGCIACMCHNTDGLYSAKQTAVVRASDDFYPRDPASHTIHISSVVYNSLFLGEFMQPDWDMFHSLHPAADYHGAARAIGGCPIYVSDKPGNHNFELLKKLVLPDGSVLRAQLPGRPTRDCLFADPARDGTSLLKVWNMNKCTGVVGVFNCQGAGWCKIEKKTRIHDASPGTLTASVRASDVDCIAQVANADWNGETVVYAHRSADVIRLPKGASLPVTLKVLEYELFHFCPIKEITSNISFAPIGLLDMFNSSGAVDQVEIRTASDGKPELFDGEVSSELTTSLSENRSPTATIEMRVRGCGRLGAYSSQRPLKCLVGGAETDFNYDSDSGLLTLTLPVPEEDMYRWPVEIHV, encoded by the exons ATGACTGTCACACCTAATATTTCAATCAACGATGGTAATCTTGTTGTTCATGGCAAGACCATTCTCACTAGAGTGCCTGACAACATTGTGTTGACTCCTGGCTCTGGTGTTGGACTTCTTGCTGGTGCTTTCATTGGTGCTTCCGCTGCCGATAGCAAAAGTCTCCATGTCTTTCCTGTTGGTGTTTTAGA GGGTTTGCGATTTATGTGTTGTTTCCGGTTCAAGTTATGGTGGATGACCCAGAGGATGGGAACGTGTGGAAAAGATATTCCTTTGGAGACCCAATTCATGCTAGTAGAGAGCAAGGATGGTGGTGAAGGAGTTGATCAAGATGATGCCCAGACCATCTACACTGTTTTCCTCCCTCTCCTTGAAGGCCAGTTCCGTGCTGTTCTGCAAGGCAACGAAAAGAGTGAGATGGAAATATGCCTTGAGAGTG GGGATACTGCTGTTGAAACCAACCAAGGCCATTACCTTGTCTACATGCATGCTGGCACCAACCCTTTTGAAGTTATCAACCAGGCTGTGAA GGCTGTGGAAAAACACATGCAAACTTTTCTTCATCGTGAGAAGAAAAAG TTGCCCTCTTTTCTTGACTGGTTTGGCTGGTGCACTTGGGATGCTTTTTACACTGATGTCACAGCTGAGGGTGTTGAGGAAGGCCTCAGGAG TTTATCAGAGGGAGGGACTCCTCCACGATTTTTAATCATCGATGATGGTTGGCAACAGAtagaaagtaaatctaaagAAGATGCTAATGTTGTTGTACAAGAAGGAGCGCA ATTTGCAAGCAGGCTCACTGGAATAAAAGAGAATGCAAAATTTCAGAAGAATCGTGAAAAGGAGGAGGAGAGCGCAGGACTAAAGCATGTGGTGGAAGATGCAAAGAAGCATCACAATGTCAA GTATGTATATGCATGGCATGCTTTAGCCGGTTACTGGGGTGGAGTAAAACCAGCAGCTGCTGGTATGGAGCATTATGACACTGCTTTGGCATATCCAATGTCGTCTCCTGGTGTTAAGGGCAATCAACCAGACATTGTCATGGATAGCCTCTCTGTACATGGCCTTGGTTTGGTGCATCCCAAGAAGGTTTTCAACTTCTACAATGAGCTTCATGCGTACTTGGCCTCATGTGGTATAGACGGAGTAAAAGTTGATGTTCAGAACATTATTGAGACCCTTGGTGCTGGTCATGGTGGAAGAGTTTCCCTCACCCGCAGCTATCACCAGGCTCTTGAAGCTTCGATTGCACGAAACTTCCCCGACAATGGATGTATTGCTTGCATGTGCCATAACACTGATGGACTTTATAGCGCCAAGCAGACTGCTGTTGTGAGAGCTTCTGATGATTTCTATCCTAGGGACCCTGCTTCTCACACCATTCATATTTCCTCTGTGGTTTACAACTCCCTTTTCCTTGGAGAATTTATGCAGCCTGACTGGGATATGTTCCAt AGTTTACATCCTGCTGCAGATTATCATGGTGCAGCTCGTGCTATAGGTGGATGTCCAATCTATGTGAG TGATAAGCCTGGAAACCACAACTTTGAGTTATTGAAGAAGCTGGTTCTTCCTGATGGATCAGTTCTGCGTGCCCAACTTCCAGGCAGGCCAACCCGTGACTGCCTCTTTGCTGATCCGGCAAGAGACGGGACCAG CTTGCTCAAGGTATGGAATATGAACAAATGCACAGGCGTGGTCGGTGTTTTCAACTGCCAAGGTGCTGGTTGGTGCaagatagaaaagaaaacccgCATTCATGATGCTTCTCCTGGTACTCTCACAGCCTCTGTCCGTGCCAGTGATGTTGACTGCATTGCTCAAGTTGCCAATGCAGATTGGAATGGAGAGACAGTAGTGTATGCCCATAGATCAG CGGACGTGATTCGGTTACCTAAAGGCGCTTCATTGCCAGTGACATTGAAAGTTCTTGAATATGAGCTCTTCCATTTCTGTCCTATCAAG GAGATCACTTCCAACATTTCATTTGCACCAATAGGATTGCTTGACATGTTCAACAGCAGTGGTGCGGTGGATCAAGTCGAGATCCGCACAGCTTCTGATGGCAAACCAGAACTCTTCGATGGTGAGGTCTCCTCAGAGCTGACTACTTCACTTAGTGAGAATCGGTCCCCAACTGCAACCATTGAAATGAGAGTCAGGGGGTGTGGACGTCTTGGGGCTTACTCTTCTCAGAGACCACTAAAATGCCTTGTGGGTGGTGCTGAGACTGACTTCAACTATGATTCTGATAGCGGACTGCTGACGCTGACTCTCCCTGTGCCAGAAGAGGATATGTATAGATGGCCTGTTGAGATCCATGTTTAA
- the LOC8260152 gene encoding pentatricopeptide repeat-containing protein At2g02980, chloroplastic, protein MVTRGFPRANTFTMAFVLKACASIMAFEEGRQIHARILRSGFSLNPYVQSSLVSLYGKCEEIRLAKQVFDEITERNLVCWSAMISGYARVGMVNEALSMFREMQEVGIEPDEVSLVGVISACAMAGALDIGRWIHAYIKKRMIHIDLELNTALVNMYAKCGCIEKAKEIFDYMPVKDSKAWSSMIVGLAIHGLAEDALEMFSRMEEAKAKPNHVTFIGILSACAHGGLVSEGKRYWSNMIELGIEPSMEHYGCMVDLLCRGGLVDEAYNFAQTIPSPNPVIWRTLLVGYKKNQNFQQAETVSEKLFELEPLNAENYVILANVYASVSQWEKMSILRKKMKEKSIKAVPGCTSIEVDGFVHEFVMGDWSHPEAEEIKRALNDISMRIRNTGYEPCVSTVLHYVADEEKEEALSEHSERLAISYGLLKVKAPAPIRIVKNLRVCRDCHEVTKIISKIYGREIIVRDRVRFHKFVNGTCSCKDYW, encoded by the exons ATGGTTACTAGAGGATTCCCAAGAGCTAATACTTTTACGATGGCTTTTGTTCTGAAAGCGTGCGCAAGTATAATGGCTTTTGAAGAAGGTCGGCAGATTCATGCGCGTATTTTACGATCTGGGTTTAGTTTAAACCCTTATGTGCAATCGTCTTTGGTGAGTTTGTACGGGAAATGTGAAGAAATAAGGCTTGCTAAACAAGTGTTTGATGAAATTACTGAGAGGAATTTGGTTTGTTGGAGTGCAATGATAAGTGGGTATGCAAGGGTTGGAATGGTGAATGAGGCTTTGAGTATGTTCAGGGAAATGCAAGAGGTGGGTATTGAACCTGATGAGGTTTCGTTGGTAGGTGTGATTTCTGCTTGTGCCATGGCTGGAGCATTGGATATAGGGAGGTGGATTCATGCGTATATCAAGAAACGAATGATTCATATTGATCTTGAACTTAATACGGCACTAGTTAATATGTATGCAAAGTGTGGGTGTatagaaaaagcaaaagaaatttttgattacATGCCAGTGAAAGATAGCAAAGCGTGGAGCTCAATGATTGTTGGCTTGGCTATTCATGGACTTGCTGAGGATGCATTGGAGATGTTTTCAAGGATGGAAGAAGCAAAG GCCAAACCAAATCATGTTACTTTCATTGGTATTTTATCTGCATGTGCCCATGGTGGACTAGTTTCAGAAGGAAAGAGATATTGGTCAAACATGATAGAATTGGGAATAGAACCGTCGATGGAGCATTATGGTTGTATGGTAGATTTGCTGTGTCGTGGAGGCCTTGTTGATGAGGCCTACAATTTCGCACAAACCATACCCTCACCCAATCCAGTAATTTGGCGAACATTACTTGTGGGTTACAAGAAAAACCAGAACTTCCAGCAAGCTGAAACTGTTTCCGAGAAACTTTTTGAATTAGAACCCCTGAATGCAGAGAACTATGTCATTCTTGCAAATGTGTACGCTTCTGTTTCACAGTGGGAGAAGATGAGCATATTGAGGAAGAAGATGAAGGAGAAAAGCATCAAAGCAGTGCCAGGGTGCACATCTATTGAGGTTGATGGCTTTGTGCATGAGTTTGTAATGGGTGACTGGTCCCATCCCGAGGCAGAGGAAATAAAAAGAGCTCTGAACGACATCTCCATGAGGATACGTAACACTGGCTATGAACCTTGTGTATCTACTGTACTACACTATGTGGctgatgaagaaaaagaagaagctcTGTCTGAGCATAGTGAGAGACTGGCCATTTCTTATGGTCTGTTGAAAGTTAAAGCACCAGCACCAATTAGGATAGTGAAGAATCTGAGAGTCTGCAGAGACTGCCATGAAGTGACGAAGATTATCAGTAAAATCTATGGCCGGGAAATCATTGTCAGGGATCGGGTTCGTTTCCACAAATTTGTGAATGGAACATGTTCTTGCAAAGATTACTGGTAA
- the LOC107260741 gene encoding uncharacterized protein LOC107260741, protein MMKKVIAVLLLSIVCSSTCSLAADKNEETQTPPKGVAPNWPWHRVSKQQPGRAYPTGPWNQPWAKGFPPMPSPVPVVPSPSPIAKCFKEFHIERGCYQQILTSFFTHKLNLAPECCKVVSAISDDCVGTIFARFNNPFFAHLLKKHCSSQGH, encoded by the coding sequence ATGATGAAGAAAGTAATTGCCGTCCTGCTACTTTCCATTGTCTGCTCATCAACATGCAGCCTGGCAGCTGACAAAAATGAAGAGACACAAACGCCACCAAAAGGAGTGGCACCAAACTGGCCATGGCACCGCGTTTCTAAGCAACAACCGGGTCGGGCATATCCCACAGGCCCTTGGAATCAACCTTGGGCTAAAGGGTTTCCACCCATGCCTTCTCCAGTGCCAGTCGTTCCATCTCCATCTCCTATTGCTAAGTGCTTTAAAGAGTTCCATATTGAACGGGGATGTTACCAGCAGATCCTGACTTCCTTTTTCACTCATAAGCTGAATCTGGCACCTGAGTGCTGCAAGGTTGTATCAGCAATCAGTGACGACTGTGTGGGAACCATTTTTGCTAGGTTTAATAACCCTTTCTTTGCTCACCTTTTGAAGAAACATTGCTCTAGTCAAGGtcattag